Genomic segment of Arachis hypogaea cultivar Tifrunner chromosome 11, arahy.Tifrunner.gnm2.J5K5, whole genome shotgun sequence:
gtaataccttacgtgagtaagggtcgatcccacggagattgtcggcttgaagcaagctatggttatcttgtaaatttaGTTAGGAGgtcaatgataaaaatgattttgttaagaaaagtaaataacatgaaataaatggtacttgtgatttagtaatgaggaacaggttgaggtttcggagatgctaTGTCGCCTGAATCTCttctttcctactatcttcttctccaaacacgcatggcttccttcaatgacaagctgtatgatcctctcggatgaaaaataccaggtacgatttctgcacagctaatcaactatcggatttctcgtctcggatgaaaaataccaggtacatctaccgcacggctaatcatctgtcggttcccgctagcgtcggaataggacccttgtccttttgcacactgtcactgcgcccaacattcgcaagtttgaagctcttcacagtcatccctttccagatcctactcggaataccacagacaaggtttagactttccagatcccaggaatgctgccaattggttctagcctctaccacaaaggttctaatctcacggactcggtccgtggattagaaacccaagagatacacactcaagctgtcgcccaatgactacgttgagctcagatagaacgagagtggttgtcaggcatgcgttcatagatgtgagaataatgatgagtgtcacggatcatcatattctctatattgaagtacgagtgagtatcttagaatagaatcaagcgggattgaatggaaaacagtagtaattgcattaatccattgaaacacagcagagctcctcacccccacctatggggtttagagactcatgctgtagaagatacaatatgaaatgtaaaatgtcatgagttacaaaatgaatctctaaaagtagtttttatactaaactagtaacttaggtttacagaaaatgagtaactaagggcagatagtgcagaaatccacttccggggaccactcggtgtgtgcttgggctgagcattgaagctttcacgtgcataggccattcatggagttaaacgccagcttgggtaccagtttgggcgtttaactccagttttggtgccagttctggcgttttactctagaaaaaaggtctctagctggcgtttaacgccagtttgggccatcaaatctcgggaaaagtatgaactattatatatttttggaaagaccaagatgtttactttccaacgtaattgagaccgtgccaattgagcttctgtagctccagaaaatctatttcgagtgtaggagggtcagaatccaacagcatctacagtcctttctcagcctctgaatcatatttttgctcaggtccctcaatttcagccagaaaatacctgaaatcaaagaaaaatatacaaactcatagtaaagtccaaaaatgtgatttttgcataaaaattaataaaaatataataaaaagtaactaaaacatactaaaaactatctaaaaacaatgccaaaaagggtataaattatccgctcatcagccaacTATTCAAAGAGATTGTATAAATTACGCTAGTTCCTATGAAGAATGCCAAAAGCATGGAAGCCTTCAACATATTTCAGCATCAGAATTGCATGTTATAGTTAAGCCATGGCCGTTTAGAGGTTGGGCTTTAGATCTGATCGGTCACATTCACCCACCTTCTTCTAAAGGTCATAAGTTCATTTTGGTTGGTGttgattatttttctaaataGGTAGAGGCTATCCCTTTGAGGGAGGTCAATCACaatgaaataatttattttattaggaGCATATTGTGCATAGATTTGGAATTTCGCAATCTATTACCACTTATCAAGGAACCATGTTTATTGGGAAAAAGGTCATAGAGTATGCCAAGTCTAAGgatataaaaatgttttcttcTACACCGTATTatgcccaagccaatggacaaatTGAGGcagtaaataaaattttgatttcctTAATTAAAAAACACATTGGAAGGCAGCCAAGAAATTGGCATCAGACTCTCAGTCAAGTTCTTTCGGCTTACCGAAATTCTCCAAGAGGCTCTACTGGAACCACCCCTTATAAGTTAGTTTACAGTTATGATGCGGTATTGCCAATTGATATTAATTTGCAAAGTATAAGGGTGGCTAGACAAGATGAGATACCATTAGTAGATTATTGGAATTCTTTGTATGATGAGCTCAATGAACTAGATAACGAAAGGTTAAGAGCTTTAGATCGGGTGATTCGACAAAAAGAGATTGTGTCAAAATCATACAACCGCCATGTTAAAGCAAAGATGTTTGCGGTTGGAGATTTAGTTTGGAAAACAATTTTGCCTATAGAAAAAAGTCAAAAGTTATGGTAAGTGGTCTCCAACTTGGGAAAGACCTTATGTGGTTGACAAGATTTATTCTGGAAATGCCTATAAGATTATTGAAGTCGGATCAGGAAGAATAATTCTTTCAATAAAAGGcaagtatttaaaaatatataggcCAGGTATTCATGAGGAAAACACTCCACATGTTTAAGGATACGAAAATATCCAGTTGAAGTGTCAAGGGATAAAATAAAGAGCTAACTAACATTTGTAATTTAGTTTGTAAAAGCTAACATATCCATGTGACTTCTATCAATTGCAAGTTCCAATGACGATATAAAGCATTAAAGAGTATGAGGCAGATATGTGTCCAAAGCATTAATTTAAAATAGGAGTTAATACAGAAAATAACTTATCATTCCTTAAGTTCAGTACAGTACATGCCAACATATAGAAATAAAAGGTTTAGTGAATAAACTTGTGTAAAGCTAGAAGCATGTCAACAATTGCACAGTTGATTTACTTTGACAGCACTTGAGGCGAATGCACACGAGATGGCATACACCAGTGCAACCTGATATAAACAGATATGAAGGTCATCTCAAATGAAATATAAAAGAGGTCACTATGATATTAATAATTGGTTCAGTGTGAAGTAATATAATAACTTCCCAAAGATAACAAGTGACAACCATTCTACAAGATAAACATAAGGTGCATACAAAGACAAAtaccaaaaaaaatctaaaagctCAAAAAGTGAAGATTGTAGGAACATATTAAAATGACAGAAGTTCACATAAGAAATACAAGACTAAACTTCAAAGATCTTCTTCAAGCGAGTAACTTCAATTTGGAGAGCGGTTTGGAAGTTCCTGGCTTCTTTTGCAGCTTCATGTGAAGAAAGCATCTTCTCTTCAAGTGACTGTAAGGATGCATTGCTACTGTCAAGCATGCTGCTTGCTTTGGCAAATTGACCTTCATTCTTTATCAAAGCAGCATCCAGCCTATTTTTTGCTTCTCTCTTGACAGTCAGCTATTGTTCCAAGTCTCGAATCTCCTCAAATAACTCATGAGCCTGATCTTTAGCTTTTGCAATATGGGCAGCCAAGGTAGTTTTGGCAATCTCAAAAGATGAGATGTCTTGTTTCAACTTAGAAAGAGTTTCAGTTGATTGTTGATATGATGAGATAGCCGCTTAAGAGTCTGAAAATTTGACATAAAGGTCCTCATAAACCATTCGCAATCGAGCCAACAAAGGCTCAATAGTCACATGATGTGGTGTAATTGAAAAGGTCTGAAGAATATCAGAAAGTTGAGCCTTAAAGTTTGGATCAGTGGCAAGTGTCAAAACAGGTTTCGATAGAACAGCACCAAGTTGTTGGGCCAATGGAAGCAGGATGGATTTGTCGACAGTCTTGGTTGTGGGAGGTGTAGAATGGAGATGCTCTGTTGGAAGGGGACTTTGAATGGTAGAGCAAGATGCAACTATGGCCTTCTGTGTATCCATACTACATGCATATGCTTCATTCAGACTTCCTAATTCAGCCAACAAATCATTCACCATATTAGGGGTCGAAGCATGAATGGAAGGGATTGGTATTTGTTTTTTTGACCGCTCACTCGGGGCGATTTCAAAATATTGAAGCTAAACAAAAATGTAAAAGAAAGTgtcaacataaaaaaaagaaatatacaaGGAAGAGATACTAATAATCAGGCTAAATGACATGCCATACCTTATTAGCATTGGCATTAGGTGTAGGCTTGTCAGATGTAGCAGCCATCAGATTTTCAGTGCTAGGCACAATCAAGGAAATGGTAGGACCCACGGTGACCTAAAGCAAGAAGTAAAATGAGGACAAAGATAATTAATGAGATTAAAAATCAGCATGAGAGACATCATCATCATTTAAGTTCTTCaagataatgctatttttaatATGGATGATGTGAAAACATATAAAAATACCTGAGAAGCAAGTTGACCACTGAGGCTAAGGGCATCAACATCATTATCTTTCAAAGAGGATTTACTCACTGCTTTATTACTAGACGAGTTGCTCTCATTTTCCTCTTTATTTTTCTGAGAGACTACCAGTCCGTCAAGGTTGTTATCGGATGCATTCGACGTGTCATCCTTGTCATCACTATTTGAGGATGTTGTCACTGTAATTGGTTTAAGTCTTCTCTTTACTAGGTTGTTTGTGTAATTAAAATTGAGTGTCTTTTTTCCTACAAGCCTACCAGAAGTCTTTCTCAAAGGAGGATTGGCATCAAGTGAGGTGGTTTTTTCCTCTgtgacaaaataataataataataataaaataattaaaacaagtGCCATTCTTAGAAGGCATTATGCATGAAGGAAATAACATTAATAACAACAGCACAGGGAAGAGCATGATTTTTCGAGTTCAAATGggtaaataattttgtaattacctTTTTTGACGATTGATGCTCTCCTCACTTGTTGCATTACAAGAGCAGTGGTCAttgatgggtgaaaattagatttctacacaaactcaccggcaagtgtaccaggtcacatcaagtagtaataactcacaagagtgaggtcgatcccacatggattgatggatcaagcaactttagtgatgGATCAGTCTAGTCAAGTTAACAGTAGTGAATTGAATGAACATTGGAGCAACAAAGAgtgaattgtaaaaattaaaaattacagaaagtaaattggcagaaacttaaagagcaagaaatgtaaagtgcagcaaatgtaaagagaattgggtgcaggaaatttaagGAAAGTAGTAGATCAAAACTCAGAACAATTACAGAAgcttaaaattgcatgaaaagtaaatttagATCACAACAAACTCAAATGTAAAGTTgctgaaagtaaaattgcagaaaaggAAATTCTAGCAGAGGATTGcagaaactgaaatttcataaactgaattcaatactgaaatgtagaaagtgcagaaaaataaaagtgtatcaaagagagccttctattctactcctactcctactcctactgctgccTCCTACTACTGTTGCCTACTACTACTACAGCCTAACAGAGCTCCCCCCaatgaaatgaaactgatgcctttatataggctttacaaaatgaaaaataaaattgaaattaaaaacaaattacaattcaaatgaaattcctattctaactgtttcttgtgcctttaagTGATGATACtgggctctgcttgctttgaATTTTCAATTGGGCTTCGAATCAGTCAAATTGAGCAGAGTTGCAGCTTCCAGGAGAGCGTAGTGTTCATCTAGAGAAGGGAGCGTTCGGGTACCCACGCATACACGTCCTTCACGCTTGCGCGTGCTTTTGCCTTTtcgctcatcgacgcgtacgcgtcactcacgcgtacacgtcccttTCAGCGTTCTCTTAATGAGCGCTATGCTGGCTTAGTGAGCActaccccacgcgtgcgcgtgggtagcAAAATCCCAATATCATGCTTCTGCGCCAGCCACGCGTTCACGTGCTTCGTCCCAGGTGACccattgacgcgtgcgcgtcaagcacgcgtgcgcatcgtttgCAAAACTTTGCCTCCAAATTTTAACTTGCCCGAAGATGCTGGCTTAGTGAACGTAGCATTCTTTGTGTAAATGAGCACTGGTTTGTACAAGTAGAGCATGCTTCCTTGTTtaaatcatgggccacgcttttaaaagcgtggcctaaggctccaaagtgtgcccaAGTTCCAAAACGTGCCCCAGAAttcctcttttctcctttttagcttattttgtactttttttttgcttctttttccacttatttcctacaaattttataaaatcaaaagatcaaaataaTGTACTATTTAAGCACAAGAAAACttaataattaatcattaatcattaatttctggtgtgaaaaagcatagaaaaacatgacatgatgacatgtcatcacaacaccaaacttaaaccttgcttgtccccaagcaagaaaagaatcatgcattaagttttgacaaaccaaggtgagaagaatagcaagttgatgttcatggttggctagttttctatgcatgctacaatcacaaaagaaatgtaaatgattgatgcttctatctagcttattttatgaaatcgtttccttatatttcttccttgaaacaagctttttttattttttattagcttctccttttgggtgctttgccccccatgagttgataacaaagctacgactctaaatgcgttgttttcaagtattaccacttgatacataagcatcacaagcatttaattagaggactttgaTTTAGGAGTATTTAttgtgtcggtatagaatttcacacaaaatgaatgaattctcgttgcaagcatagtcctactgatgagcggataatttttacgctttttggcactgtttttagtatgttttcaatgtaatttggttagtttttattatatttctattagtttttaaataaaaaatcacaattctggactttacgatgagtttgtgtgtttttctataatttcaggtattttcttgctgaaattgagggagctgagcaaaaatctgattcaggctgaaaaaaggactgctgatgctattggattctgacctccctgcactcgaaatagatcttctggagctacagaactccaaatggcgcgctctcaattgcgttggaaagtatacctccagggatttccagcaatatataatagtccatactttgctcaaggatagatgacgtaaactggcgttcaatgccagttccatgttgcagtctggcgtcaaacgccagaaacaggttacaaatgggagttgaacgccagaaacaggttacaacctggcgttcaactccagaaacagcctaggcacgtgagaagcttaagtctcagccccagcacataccaagtgggccccagaagtggatttctgcaccatctatcatagtttagtcattttctgtaaacctaggttactagtttagtatttaaacaacttttagaggtttatttcggatctcatgacatttttagatctgaactccattgttgggggtaaggagctctgctgtgttttgatgaattaatgcaactatttctgttttctattcaaacacgcttgtttctatctaagatgtttattcgcacttcaatatgatggatgtgatgatccgtgacactcatcatcatcctcaaccgatgaacgcgtgcctgacaaccacctccattctaccttcaattgaatgaacatctcttggattccttaatcagaatcttcgtggtataagctagaatccattggcagcattcatgagaatccggaaagtctaaacattgtctgtggtattccgagtaggattcagggattgaatgactgtgacgagcttcaaactcacaagggctgggcatagtgacagacgcaaaaggatcaaaggatcctattctagcatgagtgggaaccgatagatgattagctatgcagtgacagcgcacctagacctatttcactgagaggacggatggtagccattgacaacggtgatccaccaacacacagcttgccataggaggaaccttgcgtgcgtgaagaagaagacagggagaaagcaaagattcagaagacaaagcatctccaaaactccaacatattctctagtactacagaacaagtatttaatccatgctcttttattcttcgaaattcatactgataattataattgatttcctgactaagatttacaagataaacatagattgcttcaaaccaacaatctccgtgggatcgacccttactcacgtaaggtattacttggacgacccagtgcacttgctggttagtggtacaagttgtgaaaagtgtgattcacaatttgtgcaccaagtttttggcgccgttgctggggattgttcgagtttgaacaactgacggttcatcctgttgcttagattaggaagattttgtcttttgggtcagagtcttttattattgttcttgttaaaagttttgaatccttattttctttttcaaaaatttttcgaaactttatttttttattttatttatttattttattttattttatttttatttttactgataATTGAGTTCTTCTGTttaagtttagtttcatattttaagtttggtgtcaattgcatattttatattttcctttaaactttcgaatttgtgttctttgtttttcctggatcttcaagttgttcttgtttatttttcttgtttgatctttagtttttcttgttctatttctttccttatttttcttgtgctttttcaaaacattagctttcaaaaaaaaatttattcttaattataaaaaaattacttcttcaaaacaagtgctacatttacagctcaattggctagagcgttggtctatgttcttggtaattgggtatcttcttttttaaatctttttcaaaaataatttttctttgattaaatcttgtgccaaactttaattttgttgttttcttgttgatctttctataattttcgaaaattttattgtgattttctaaaaattttaagtttggtgttcttcatgttcttgttgttcttgtgagtcttcaaagtgttcttgagtttttcttgtgtcttgatcttaaaatttttaagtttggtgttccttggtgttttccttccaaaattttcgaa
This window contains:
- the LOC112721395 gene encoding uncharacterized protein, which translates into the protein MFIGKKVIEYAKSKDIKMFSSTPYYAQANGQIEAVNKILISLIKKHIGRQPRNWHQTLSQVLSAYRNSPRGSTGTTPYKLVYSYDAVLPIDINLQSIRVARQDEIPLVDYWNSLYDELNELDNERLRALDRVIRQKEIVSKSYNRHVKAKMFAVGDLVWKTILPIEKSQKLW